A section of the Prionailurus bengalensis isolate Pbe53 chromosome C2, Fcat_Pben_1.1_paternal_pri, whole genome shotgun sequence genome encodes:
- the CSRNP1 gene encoding cysteine/serine-rich nuclear protein 1 isoform X1, with product MLCLCVFLCVSVGCTCMYVCAWLRVTSFPISWESLQVSWELRCFCLWFCRGWGGGGARPEKLPAEKPPEAPVRSLPLAQCEREVSKEGGVSLACLMPAGRGCPRDEFYPVSPRTADPLGLGSRHFVVGSPEGDRGLSKGHLSRGDRQPSGWFFLFSFPVMAVGEGLPSTGASASFPLPPGDLLGPRPEHCRTQTRYKVAQPSGLSPFGDCQGWPRHLGEGAPSPVPLPEASQAVGGSVVETLQRGRHSKLCVLTWPMSPSYKQERVEHLDRPSVPKAQSTPSATMTGPLKRKFDQLDEDSSSLCSSSSSLSSGRRSGSCSPSSSVSLAWDSDEEGPWDQIPLPDRDFCGPRSFTPLSILKRAPRKRPGRVAFDGITVFYFPRCQGFTSVPSRGGCTLGMAPRHSACRRFSLAEFAQEQARVRREKLRLRLKEEKLEALRWKLTEAGVPETEAGLPLTVDAIDDASVEEDLAVAVAGGRLEEMTFLQPYPARRRRALLRAAGVRRIDREEKRELQAVRQSREDCGCRCDRVCDPETCSCSLAGIKCQMDHTAFPCGCCREGCANPKGRVEFNQARVQTHFIHTLTRLQLEQGAESLGELEAPAQGGPASPGEQALAPTFPPAKPPASSELGDDSCSSDMTDSSTASGTSETPSGPTRPALPGPGFQPDMDDDSLARVLSFSDSDLGGEEEEEEEGGVGTLDNLSCFHPADIFGTGDPGGPASWTHSYSSSSLTSGILDENANLDASFFLNGGLEGLGEGSLPGTSVPPGSDAGQSNSVDLSLSSCDSFELLQALPDYSLGPHYTSRKVSDSLDNLEAPYFPLPAFSPPGDAGSCFLESVMGLPDSAAEALAPFIDSQLLEDTAPASLVEPVPV from the exons atgctctgtctgtgtgtgtttctgtgtgtgtctgtgggctGCAcgtgtatgtacgtgtgtgccTGGCTCCGGGTTACGAGTTTCCCCATCTCCTGGGAGAGCCTGCAGGTCAGCTGGGAGCTgcgttgtttttgtttgtggttttgcagggggtggggtggggggggcgcccgGCCTGAGAAACTCCCCGCTGAGAAGCCCCCGGAAGCACCTGTGCGTTCTCTTCCCCTGGCCCAGTGTGAACGAGAGGTTAGCAAGGAGGGGGGGGTTTCTCTTGCCTGTCTCATGCCTGCAGGGAGAGGCTGTCCCCGGGACGAATTTTATCCGGTAAGTCCGCGGACCGCGGACCCCCTAGGTCTGGGATCCAGACACTTTGTGGTAGGCTCACCAGAAGGGGACAGGGGCCTTTCGAAAGGACACCTGAGTAGGGGAGATCGGCAGCCTTCTGGTTGGTTTTTCCTGTTCTCATTTCCTGTgatggcagtgggggaggggctccccaGCACTGGGGCCTCTGCATCGTTTCCCCTTCCTCCTGGTGACCTCCTGGGGCCCAGGCCTGAGCACTGTAGGACACAGACAAGGTACAAGGTAGCCCAGCCCTCAGGACTGAGTCCTTTTGGGGATTGCCAAGGGTGGCCGAGGCATTTAGGGGAAGGAGCCCCAAGTCCAGTCCCCTTACCCGAGGCCAGCCAGGCTGTGGGAGGCTCTGTGGTTGAGACCCTCCAAAGGGGAAGACACAGTAAGCTCTGTGTCCTGACGTGGCCCATGTCACCAAGCTACAAACAGGAGAGAGTGGAACATCTTGACCG GCCGTCCGTGCCCAAAGCCCAGAGTACCCCCAGCGCCACCATGACTGGGCCGCTAAAGAGGAAGTTTGACCAGCTGGATGAGGACTCCTCCTCgctctgctcctcttcctcctccttgtcctcGGGCCGCCGTTCTGGCTCCTGCTCCCCGAGCTCTTCCGTCTCCCTGGCCTGGGACTCAGATGAGGAGGGCCCCTGGGATCAGATACCCCTGCCTGACCGTGACTTCTGTGGCCCCCGGAGTTTCACCC CCCTGTCCATCCTGAAGAGGGCGCCCCGGAAGCGCCCAGGCCGCGTTGCCTTCGATGGCATCACCGTCTTCTACTTTCCTCGGTGTCAGGGCTTCACCAGCGTGCCCAGCCGCGGTGGCTGCACGCTGGGTATGGCCCCCCGCCACAGCGCCTGCCGCCGCTTCTCCTTGGCCGAGTTTGCACAGGAGCAAGCCCGGGTTCGGCGGGAGAAACTGCGCCTGCGCTTGAAGGAGGAGAAGCTAGAAGCCCTGCGATGGAAG CTCACGGAGGCTGGCGTACCCGAGACAGAGGCCGGCCTGCCACTCACAGTGGACGCGATCGATGATGCCTCTGTGGAGGAGGActtggccgtggccgtggccggtGGCCGGTTGGAGGAAATGACCTTCCTACAGCCCTATCCGGCCCGGCGCCGGCGGGCTCTGCTGCGGGCTGCGGGAGTGCGGAGGATCGATCGCGAGGAGAAGCGGGAGCTGCAGGCCGTGCGCCAGTCCCGCGAGGACTGTGGCTGTCGCTGTGACCGGGTCTGTGACCCCGAGACCTGCAGCTGCAGCCTGGCGGGCATCAAGTGCCAG ATGGACCACACCGCGTTCCCCTGCGGCTGCTGCCGGGAGGGCTGTGCGAACCCCAAGGGCCGCGTGGAATTTAATCAGGCGCGGGTGCAGACCCATTTCATCCACACGCTCACCCGCCTGCAGCTGGAGCAGGGGGCTGAGAGCCTGGGGGAGCTGGAGGCTCCCGCTCAGGGCGGCCCGGCCAGCCCCGGTGAGCAGGCGCTGGCTCCCACTTTCCCGCCTGCCAAGCCCCCCGCGAGCAGCGAGCTGGGAGACGACAGCTGTAGCAGTGACATGACCGACTCCTCCACAGCTTCAGGCACGAGCGAGACCCCCAGCGGCCCCACCCGCCCAGCCCTACCCGGCCCTGGCTTCCAGCCTGACATGGATGATGACAGCCTGGCCCGGGTCCTGAGTTTCAGTGACTCGGacctgggaggagaggaggaggaggaggaggaagggggagtggGGACCCTCGACAACCTCAGCTGCTTCCACCCAGCTGACATCTTTGGGACTGGTGACCCCGGTGGCCCAGCCAGCTGGACCCACAGCTATTCCAGCTCCAGCCTCACGTCAGGCATCCTGGATGAAAATGCCAACCTGGATGCCAGCTTCTTCCTAAACGGTGGCCTTGAAGGGTTGGGAGAAGGCAGCCTCCCGGGCACCTCGGTGCCGCCCGGCTCGGACGCTGGCCAGAGCAACTCCGTGGACCTCAGCTTGTCTTCCTGCGACTCCTTCGAGCTGCTCCAGGCCTTGCCAGACTACAGTCTGGGGCCTCACTACACCTCCCGGAAGGTGTCCGACAGCCTGGACAACCTCGAGGCACCCTACTTCcccttgcctgccttctctccgcCTGGGGACGCGGGCTCTTGCTTCCTGGAGTCCGTCATGGGCTTGCCTGACTCAGCCGCCGAGGCCCTGGCTCCCTTCATAGACAGCCAGTTGCTTGAGGACACCGCCCCGGCGTCTCTGGTGGAGCCTGTGCCCGTGTAA
- the CSRNP1 gene encoding cysteine/serine-rich nuclear protein 1 isoform X2 — translation MTGPLKRKFDQLDEDSSSLCSSSSSLSSGRRSGSCSPSSSVSLAWDSDEEGPWDQIPLPDRDFCGPRSFTPLSILKRAPRKRPGRVAFDGITVFYFPRCQGFTSVPSRGGCTLGMAPRHSACRRFSLAEFAQEQARVRREKLRLRLKEEKLEALRWKLTEAGVPETEAGLPLTVDAIDDASVEEDLAVAVAGGRLEEMTFLQPYPARRRRALLRAAGVRRIDREEKRELQAVRQSREDCGCRCDRVCDPETCSCSLAGIKCQMDHTAFPCGCCREGCANPKGRVEFNQARVQTHFIHTLTRLQLEQGAESLGELEAPAQGGPASPGEQALAPTFPPAKPPASSELGDDSCSSDMTDSSTASGTSETPSGPTRPALPGPGFQPDMDDDSLARVLSFSDSDLGGEEEEEEEGGVGTLDNLSCFHPADIFGTGDPGGPASWTHSYSSSSLTSGILDENANLDASFFLNGGLEGLGEGSLPGTSVPPGSDAGQSNSVDLSLSSCDSFELLQALPDYSLGPHYTSRKVSDSLDNLEAPYFPLPAFSPPGDAGSCFLESVMGLPDSAAEALAPFIDSQLLEDTAPASLVEPVPV, via the exons ATGACTGGGCCGCTAAAGAGGAAGTTTGACCAGCTGGATGAGGACTCCTCCTCgctctgctcctcttcctcctccttgtcctcGGGCCGCCGTTCTGGCTCCTGCTCCCCGAGCTCTTCCGTCTCCCTGGCCTGGGACTCAGATGAGGAGGGCCCCTGGGATCAGATACCCCTGCCTGACCGTGACTTCTGTGGCCCCCGGAGTTTCACCC CCCTGTCCATCCTGAAGAGGGCGCCCCGGAAGCGCCCAGGCCGCGTTGCCTTCGATGGCATCACCGTCTTCTACTTTCCTCGGTGTCAGGGCTTCACCAGCGTGCCCAGCCGCGGTGGCTGCACGCTGGGTATGGCCCCCCGCCACAGCGCCTGCCGCCGCTTCTCCTTGGCCGAGTTTGCACAGGAGCAAGCCCGGGTTCGGCGGGAGAAACTGCGCCTGCGCTTGAAGGAGGAGAAGCTAGAAGCCCTGCGATGGAAG CTCACGGAGGCTGGCGTACCCGAGACAGAGGCCGGCCTGCCACTCACAGTGGACGCGATCGATGATGCCTCTGTGGAGGAGGActtggccgtggccgtggccggtGGCCGGTTGGAGGAAATGACCTTCCTACAGCCCTATCCGGCCCGGCGCCGGCGGGCTCTGCTGCGGGCTGCGGGAGTGCGGAGGATCGATCGCGAGGAGAAGCGGGAGCTGCAGGCCGTGCGCCAGTCCCGCGAGGACTGTGGCTGTCGCTGTGACCGGGTCTGTGACCCCGAGACCTGCAGCTGCAGCCTGGCGGGCATCAAGTGCCAG ATGGACCACACCGCGTTCCCCTGCGGCTGCTGCCGGGAGGGCTGTGCGAACCCCAAGGGCCGCGTGGAATTTAATCAGGCGCGGGTGCAGACCCATTTCATCCACACGCTCACCCGCCTGCAGCTGGAGCAGGGGGCTGAGAGCCTGGGGGAGCTGGAGGCTCCCGCTCAGGGCGGCCCGGCCAGCCCCGGTGAGCAGGCGCTGGCTCCCACTTTCCCGCCTGCCAAGCCCCCCGCGAGCAGCGAGCTGGGAGACGACAGCTGTAGCAGTGACATGACCGACTCCTCCACAGCTTCAGGCACGAGCGAGACCCCCAGCGGCCCCACCCGCCCAGCCCTACCCGGCCCTGGCTTCCAGCCTGACATGGATGATGACAGCCTGGCCCGGGTCCTGAGTTTCAGTGACTCGGacctgggaggagaggaggaggaggaggaggaagggggagtggGGACCCTCGACAACCTCAGCTGCTTCCACCCAGCTGACATCTTTGGGACTGGTGACCCCGGTGGCCCAGCCAGCTGGACCCACAGCTATTCCAGCTCCAGCCTCACGTCAGGCATCCTGGATGAAAATGCCAACCTGGATGCCAGCTTCTTCCTAAACGGTGGCCTTGAAGGGTTGGGAGAAGGCAGCCTCCCGGGCACCTCGGTGCCGCCCGGCTCGGACGCTGGCCAGAGCAACTCCGTGGACCTCAGCTTGTCTTCCTGCGACTCCTTCGAGCTGCTCCAGGCCTTGCCAGACTACAGTCTGGGGCCTCACTACACCTCCCGGAAGGTGTCCGACAGCCTGGACAACCTCGAGGCACCCTACTTCcccttgcctgccttctctccgcCTGGGGACGCGGGCTCTTGCTTCCTGGAGTCCGTCATGGGCTTGCCTGACTCAGCCGCCGAGGCCCTGGCTCCCTTCATAGACAGCCAGTTGCTTGAGGACACCGCCCCGGCGTCTCTGGTGGAGCCTGTGCCCGTGTAA